Proteins co-encoded in one Methylobacterium sp. WL1 genomic window:
- a CDS encoding inorganic phosphate transporter: protein MSDSAVIPQHGVGNRPAGGPRLEHGIHLGGVVAFLAVLVAGLGYAVVSLIADMNAVGEAPLAYGAFALLGLALLIALAFEFVNGFHDTANAVATVIYTHSMPPLVAVVWSGFFNFLGVMLSSGAVAYAIVTLLPVELILHVGSGAGYAMIFALLLAAIIWNLGTWAFGLPNSSSHALIGSVLGVGLANQLMGGGDGTAGVDWNQAFNVFKALLFSPLCGFALAALLLLALKFAVRRKDLYEAPRGEAPPPLWIRSLLILTCTLVSFFHGGNDGQKGMGLIMLILIGAAPTAYALNRTMSDDTTPAFIQTSAAASQVFSARAPGAPQPETAQARRTVTDALKSKDLNRPPVYAALSALATDIAASVKNYGAIRTVPAAQTENLRNAMYLTADAVRLLPNAGADLSEAEKSTLKSYTGLLNNGTRYIPGWVKVCVALALGLGTMVGWKRIVVTVGEKIGKTHLTYAQGASAEMVAAGTIGLAELYGLPVSTTHILSSGVAGTMAANGSGLQMATVRNMALAWILTLPAAITLAATLFFLLRHVF from the coding sequence ATGTCCGATTCCGCCGTCATTCCGCAACACGGGGTGGGGAACAGGCCCGCGGGCGGTCCGCGCCTCGAGCACGGGATCCATCTGGGGGGCGTCGTCGCCTTCCTGGCGGTTCTGGTGGCCGGGCTCGGCTACGCGGTGGTGAGCCTCATCGCCGACATGAACGCCGTCGGCGAGGCGCCGCTGGCCTACGGGGCCTTCGCGCTGCTCGGGCTCGCGCTGCTGATCGCCCTCGCCTTCGAGTTCGTGAACGGGTTCCACGACACCGCCAACGCGGTGGCCACCGTCATCTACACCCACTCGATGCCGCCGCTGGTGGCGGTGGTCTGGTCGGGCTTCTTCAACTTCCTGGGGGTGATGCTGTCCTCGGGCGCGGTGGCTTACGCCATCGTCACCCTGCTGCCGGTGGAGCTGATCCTGCATGTCGGCTCGGGAGCCGGCTACGCGATGATCTTCGCGCTGCTGCTCGCCGCCATCATCTGGAACCTCGGGACCTGGGCCTTCGGCCTGCCGAACTCCTCGTCGCATGCGCTGATCGGCTCGGTGCTGGGCGTCGGCCTCGCCAACCAGCTGATGGGCGGCGGCGACGGCACCGCCGGCGTCGACTGGAACCAGGCGTTCAATGTGTTCAAGGCGCTGCTGTTCTCGCCCCTGTGCGGCTTCGCCCTCGCGGCGCTGCTGCTGCTGGCCCTGAAATTCGCGGTGCGCCGCAAGGACCTCTACGAGGCCCCCAGGGGCGAGGCGCCGCCGCCGCTGTGGATCCGCAGCCTCCTGATCCTGACCTGCACGCTGGTGTCGTTCTTCCACGGCGGCAACGACGGCCAGAAGGGCATGGGCCTGATCATGCTGATCCTGATCGGCGCGGCGCCCACCGCCTACGCGCTGAACCGCACCATGTCGGACGACACGACCCCGGCCTTCATCCAGACCTCGGCGGCGGCGAGCCAAGTGTTCTCCGCCCGGGCCCCCGGCGCTCCCCAGCCGGAGACGGCGCAGGCGCGCCGGACGGTGACGGACGCCCTCAAGTCCAAGGACCTGAACCGGCCGCCGGTCTACGCCGCGCTCTCCGCGCTCGCCACCGACATCGCCGCCAGCGTGAAGAATTACGGCGCGATCCGCACCGTCCCGGCCGCCCAGACCGAGAACCTGCGCAACGCCATGTACCTCACCGCCGACGCGGTGCGGCTGCTGCCCAACGCCGGGGCTGATCTGTCCGAGGCCGAGAAGTCGACCCTGAAGAGCTACACCGGGCTGCTCAACAACGGCACCCGCTACATCCCGGGCTGGGTGAAGGTCTGCGTCGCCCTGGCGCTCGGCCTCGGCACCATGGTCGGCTGGAAGCGCATCGTCGTCACGGTGGGCGAGAAGATCGGCAAGACCCACCTCACCTACGCCCAGGGCGCGTCGGCCGAGATGGTCGCCGCGGGGACGATCGGGCTTGCCGAACTCTACGGCCTTCCGGTCTCGACCACGCACATCCTGTCCTCGGGCGTCGCCGGGACGATGGCGGCCAACGGCTCGGGCCTGCAGATGGCCACGGTGCGCAACATGGCCCTCGCCTGGATCCTGACCCTGCCGGCCGCCATCACGCTGGCCGCGACCTTGTTCTTCCTGCTGCGCCACGTGTTCTGA
- a CDS encoding autotransporter domain-containing protein, which translates to MGAASPSESATLKSGFGGVYGGTAFGPIEVRLGALYADTDTRTRRSVLYGLADSPTGHGGGHTVQGFGEIGYRFTLSAPSAPASRDGRAAASYIEPFVGVAYVGIRRDGFAETGGAAALVSYGRGYDLGAATVGVRGQTGFDLGFGVPVTAHGLLGYRRAFGDVVPAALLSFGTGPAFLSAGVPIDRDALVAGAGLDLAVAPNATLGVAYTGQVGARAQDQAVKGNLTLRF; encoded by the coding sequence CTGGGCGCCGCCAGCCCATCCGAGAGCGCGACGCTCAAGAGCGGCTTCGGCGGCGTCTACGGCGGCACCGCGTTCGGCCCGATCGAAGTGCGGCTGGGCGCCCTCTACGCCGACACCGACACCCGCACCCGGCGCAGCGTCCTGTACGGCCTGGCGGACAGCCCGACCGGGCATGGCGGCGGCCACACCGTCCAGGGCTTCGGCGAGATCGGCTACCGGTTCACGCTGAGCGCGCCGTCGGCCCCGGCGTCGCGGGACGGACGGGCGGCGGCCTCCTACATCGAGCCGTTCGTGGGCGTGGCCTATGTCGGCATCCGGCGCGACGGGTTCGCCGAGACCGGCGGCGCAGCGGCGCTGGTCAGCTACGGGCGCGGCTACGACCTCGGCGCGGCGACCGTCGGCGTGCGGGGGCAGACGGGCTTCGATCTCGGCTTCGGTGTTCCGGTGACGGCGCACGGCCTGCTCGGCTACCGGCGGGCGTTCGGCGACGTCGTGCCGGCGGCCCTGCTGAGCTTCGGCACCGGCCCCGCCTTCCTGAGCGCGGGGGTGCCGATCGACCGGGACGCGCTGGTGGCCGGCGCCGGGCTCGACCTGGCGGTGGCGCCGAACGCGACGCTCGGCGTGGCCTATACCGGCCAAGTCGGCGCCCGGGCCCAGGACCAGGCCGTGAAGGGCAACCTGACCCTTCGGTTCTGA
- a CDS encoding ceramide glucosyltransferase produces the protein MIDPTVSALSLGALLALIQIASIAIAGRRIGTVHGASTFPAGAPVSLVRPLHGVEAFSDEMLVRSFRLAYPAYELIFCVADPADPIVPRVQRLIADHPQVPARLILGDERVSDNPKLNNCVRGWRAAAHDWIVLADSNVAMPPDYLQRLQAAWRSDTGLVCSTPAGARPGSFMAEVECAFLNTLQARWQYAAEVFGLGFAQGKSMLWHKPFLEARGGLQALASEIAEDAAATKLVRAAGKRVHLVSSPFEQPLGRRGFREVWARQLRWARLRRVTFALFFIPEIGSGVLLPALLVALWAGSSAGLAGAAGLIGLCYGAEYRLAVRAGWQRGPRMLAAFLVRDALIPALWLAAWVQSAIVWRGNAMDVRPRRASVDRACAPTA, from the coding sequence ATGATTGACCCCACGGTGTCGGCCCTGTCCCTCGGTGCGCTGTTGGCCCTGATCCAGATCGCCAGCATCGCGATCGCGGGCCGGCGCATCGGGACGGTCCACGGCGCGTCCACCTTCCCGGCCGGTGCCCCGGTCTCCCTGGTCCGGCCGCTCCACGGGGTCGAGGCGTTCAGCGACGAGATGCTGGTCCGCAGCTTCCGCCTCGCCTATCCGGCCTACGAGTTGATCTTCTGCGTGGCCGACCCGGCCGATCCGATCGTCCCGCGGGTGCAGCGCCTGATCGCCGACCACCCGCAGGTGCCGGCCCGGCTGATCCTCGGTGACGAGCGCGTGAGCGACAATCCCAAGCTGAACAATTGCGTCCGCGGCTGGCGCGCCGCCGCGCATGACTGGATCGTGCTCGCCGATTCCAACGTCGCGATGCCGCCGGATTATCTTCAGCGGCTGCAGGCGGCCTGGCGGTCCGACACCGGCCTGGTCTGCTCGACCCCGGCGGGCGCCCGGCCGGGCAGCTTCATGGCCGAGGTGGAATGCGCCTTCCTCAACACCCTGCAGGCCCGCTGGCAATACGCGGCCGAGGTGTTCGGCCTGGGCTTCGCGCAGGGCAAGAGCATGCTCTGGCACAAGCCGTTCCTGGAGGCCCGGGGCGGCCTTCAGGCGCTGGCCTCCGAGATCGCCGAGGATGCAGCCGCCACCAAGCTGGTGCGCGCCGCCGGCAAGCGCGTCCACCTCGTTTCGAGCCCGTTCGAGCAGCCGCTGGGACGGCGCGGCTTCCGCGAGGTCTGGGCGCGGCAGCTGCGCTGGGCGCGCCTGCGCCGGGTGACCTTCGCGCTGTTCTTCATCCCGGAGATCGGCAGCGGGGTCCTGTTGCCGGCGCTGCTGGTGGCGCTCTGGGCCGGCAGCTCGGCCGGCCTCGCGGGCGCTGCCGGCCTCATCGGGCTGTGCTATGGGGCCGAGTACCGGCTCGCGGTCCGCGCGGGCTGGCAACGCGGGCCGCGCATGCTGGCGGCGTTCCTGGTGCGCGACGCGCTGATCCCGGCCCTGTGGCTCGCCGCCTGGGTGCAGAGCGCCATCGTCTGGCGCGGCAACGCCATGGATGTGCGCCCGCGCCGCGCCAGCGTCGACCGCGCCTGCGCGCCGACGGCGTGA
- a CDS encoding DUF1045 domain-containing protein yields MTRRYALYWLPPPGSGLAAFGNAVLGYDNAAGAPVPHPQALGDLAAVTAGARVYGFHATLKAPMRLAPGTEEADLVAAVRDLAIGHPPVALGSLAVAALGPFLALVPAAPPAELGLLAAECVAALDPWRAPLSESERTKRRPERLDPRGRTLLARWGYPYVFEAFRFHMTLTDALPDPDRAAWLRRLSDAYAATRPEPVVIDALSVLVQDGVEPFRLLARLPFGDAHG; encoded by the coding sequence ATGACGCGCCGCTACGCTCTCTATTGGCTCCCCCCGCCCGGCTCGGGCCTGGCCGCCTTCGGCAACGCCGTGCTCGGCTACGACAACGCCGCCGGCGCGCCGGTGCCGCATCCGCAGGCCCTCGGCGACCTCGCCGCCGTCACGGCGGGCGCCCGGGTCTACGGGTTCCATGCGACCCTGAAGGCGCCGATGCGCCTCGCCCCGGGCACCGAGGAGGCGGACCTCGTCGCGGCGGTGCGGGACCTCGCAATCGGGCACCCGCCGGTGGCGCTCGGGTCGCTGGCCGTCGCGGCGCTCGGGCCGTTCCTGGCGCTGGTCCCCGCGGCTCCGCCGGCGGAGCTCGGGTTGCTCGCCGCCGAATGCGTCGCCGCCCTGGACCCGTGGCGGGCGCCGCTGTCGGAGAGCGAGCGCACCAAGCGCCGCCCGGAGCGCCTCGATCCGCGCGGCCGCACCCTGCTCGCCCGCTGGGGCTATCCGTATGTCTTCGAGGCTTTCCGGTTCCACATGACGCTGACCGACGCCCTACCGGATCCCGACCGCGCCGCCTGGCTGCGCCGCCTGTCCGACGCCTACGCGGCCACGCGACCTGAGCCCGTGGTGATCGACGCCCTGAGCGTGCTCGTGCAGGACGGGGTCGAGCCGTTCCGGCTGCTGGCGCGCCTGCCTTTCGGAGACGCGCATGGCTGA
- a CDS encoding chloramphenicol acetyltransferase — protein MADQHLGLQAAVDPSARIVDCHLGRYTQIGARTRLTETVLDDYSYIAQDGEVIYTTIGKFCSIAAAVRINPGNHPMERASQAHFTYRAQAYWPEEADEDAFFARRRASPVTIGHDVWIGHGVVVLPGRSIGTGAVVGAGAIVTRDVPAYTIVVGNPARPVRRRFPEPVAERLERLAWWDWDHDRLRKALPDFRALPIEDFLERYTSRSGT, from the coding sequence ATGGCTGACCAGCATCTCGGCCTCCAGGCAGCCGTCGACCCCAGCGCCCGGATCGTCGACTGCCATCTCGGCCGCTACACGCAAATCGGCGCCCGCACCCGCCTGACCGAGACCGTCCTCGACGATTATTCCTACATCGCCCAGGACGGGGAGGTGATCTACACCACCATCGGCAAGTTCTGCTCGATCGCCGCCGCGGTGCGGATCAACCCGGGCAACCACCCGATGGAACGCGCGAGCCAGGCGCATTTCACCTATCGGGCTCAGGCCTACTGGCCCGAGGAGGCGGACGAGGACGCGTTCTTCGCGCGCCGCCGGGCAAGCCCGGTGACCATCGGCCACGACGTCTGGATCGGCCATGGGGTGGTGGTGCTGCCCGGCCGCAGCATCGGCACCGGCGCCGTGGTCGGGGCGGGCGCGATCGTCACGCGGGACGTCCCGGCCTACACGATCGTCGTCGGCAACCCGGCTCGACCGGTGCGCCGCCGCTTCCCCGAGCCGGTCGCCGAGCGGCTGGAGCGCCTCGCCTGGTGGGATTGGGACCACGACCGCCTGCGCAAGGCGCTTCCGGATTTCCGCGCGCTGCCGATCGAAGACTTCCTGGAGCGGTACACCAGTCGGTCGGGCACGTAG
- the phnC gene encoding phosphonate ABC transporter ATP-binding protein: protein MLVVEDLTRQYGGRRAVDEVSLRIERGSFVGVIGRSGAGKSTLLRLINRLADPSSGRILYDGRDITGLSGRPLREWRTRCAMIFQQFNLVGRLDVMTNVLMGRLSHVPTHRSLLRLWSDEDRAMALAALESFDMGEFAGQRADGLSGGQQQRVAIARALVQEPEILLADEPVASLDPRNTRLVMDALAAVNRRYGITVLCNLHSLDLARAYCDRLVGLAAGRVVFEGGPFDLTEDVARRLYGLEAGEVLDDSPEREAEQRAALPGLPGLVPAQPIREAAIGA, encoded by the coding sequence ATGCTCGTCGTAGAGGATCTCACGCGTCAGTACGGCGGCCGTCGAGCCGTGGACGAAGTCTCGCTGCGGATCGAGCGCGGCAGCTTCGTCGGTGTGATCGGCCGATCGGGAGCCGGCAAATCAACGCTCCTGCGGTTGATCAACCGTCTCGCCGATCCGAGTTCCGGGCGCATCCTCTATGACGGCCGCGACATCACCGGCCTGAGCGGTCGGCCGCTCCGCGAATGGCGCACCCGCTGCGCCATGATCTTCCAGCAGTTCAATCTGGTCGGCCGCCTCGACGTGATGACCAACGTGCTGATGGGCCGGCTGAGCCATGTGCCGACCCACCGCTCCCTGCTCCGGCTGTGGTCGGACGAGGATCGGGCCATGGCCCTCGCCGCCCTGGAGAGCTTCGACATGGGCGAGTTCGCCGGCCAGCGGGCCGACGGCCTGTCGGGCGGCCAGCAGCAGCGCGTCGCCATCGCCCGGGCGCTGGTGCAGGAGCCCGAGATCCTGCTCGCCGACGAGCCCGTGGCGTCCCTGGACCCGCGCAACACCCGGCTGGTGATGGATGCCCTGGCGGCCGTGAACCGGCGCTACGGCATCACGGTCCTGTGCAACCTGCATTCCCTCGATCTCGCCCGGGCCTATTGCGACCGCCTCGTCGGGCTCGCCGCAGGCCGAGTGGTGTTCGAGGGCGGCCCGTTCGACCTCACCGAGGACGTGGCGCGCCGGCTCTACGGCCTGGAGGCGGGCGAGGTGCTGGACGATTCCCCGGAGCGCGAGGCCGAGCAGCGGGCGGCCCTGCCGGGGCTGCCCGGCCTCGTCCCGGCCCAGCCCATCCGCGAGGCCGCCATCGGCGCCTGA
- the phnD gene encoding phosphonate ABC transporter substrate-binding protein: MITRRTLAAAAAASIALFSLPAAAQEWKAKYPELTLAVIPMENASGTNDRYAPLADYLTKTIGVPVKLRVASDYAAVIEGQRAGNIQIAFYGAASFGRAVMTGVKIEPLVNPQHETGASGYYSVLYVLASSPYKTVADLKGKNLALVDPNSTSGNQAPRFFLKRAGYDVDRYFGKAVFAGSHENAVLALTQGTVEAAANLWNSETDTMVTRMVAKGVLKNPDGTPMKQSDFRVVFKSDFLPEGPYAVLASLPDDLKAKIRQAFLDLPKADKAAFDRLSDGKDLSLTPVTLKDYQPVIDMLKFNDKQRKKS, encoded by the coding sequence ATGATCACCCGACGCACCCTTGCCGCCGCCGCCGCGGCGTCGATCGCCCTCTTCAGCCTTCCGGCCGCCGCCCAGGAGTGGAAGGCCAAGTATCCCGAGCTGACCCTCGCGGTCATCCCGATGGAGAATGCCAGCGGCACCAACGACCGCTACGCGCCCCTGGCCGACTACCTGACCAAGACGATCGGCGTCCCGGTCAAGCTGCGGGTCGCCAGCGACTACGCCGCGGTGATCGAGGGCCAGCGGGCCGGCAACATCCAGATCGCGTTCTACGGCGCCGCTTCGTTCGGCCGGGCCGTGATGACCGGCGTGAAGATCGAGCCGCTCGTGAACCCGCAGCACGAGACCGGCGCCTCGGGCTATTACTCGGTGCTCTACGTGCTGGCTTCCAGCCCGTACAAGACGGTGGCGGATTTGAAGGGCAAGAACCTCGCCCTGGTCGACCCGAACTCCACCTCCGGCAACCAGGCGCCGCGCTTCTTCCTGAAGCGGGCCGGCTACGACGTGGACCGGTATTTCGGCAAGGCTGTCTTCGCCGGCAGCCACGAGAACGCGGTCCTGGCGCTGACCCAGGGCACCGTCGAGGCCGCCGCCAACCTGTGGAACTCCGAGACCGACACGATGGTGACCCGCATGGTCGCCAAGGGCGTCCTGAAGAACCCGGACGGCACGCCGATGAAGCAGTCGGACTTCCGGGTGGTGTTCAAGTCCGACTTCCTGCCGGAGGGCCCCTACGCCGTGCTGGCGAGCCTGCCGGACGACCTGAAGGCCAAGATCCGCCAGGCCTTCCTCGACCTGCCGAAGGCCGACAAGGCGGCGTTCGACCGGCTGTCCGACGGCAAGGATCTCAGCCTCACCCCGGTGACGCTCAAGGATTACCAGCCGGTCATCGACATGCTGAAGTTCAACGACAAGCAGCGCAAGAAGTCCTGA
- the phnE gene encoding phosphonate ABC transporter, permease protein PhnE, which produces MRGLTPLPPERVAALSGLYAAASGSARRRTLASFAVLAVLALLAGLVAEVRPLVLVANIGKFTAYIEQIWPPIGLDHPVADMRAWYWGLPGWLALLGETLLMAYLGTLLGAVAGFALSFVAAANLVRSAPVRFLAKRVLEVCRTIPDVVFALLFVIAFGLGPMVGVLALAIHTTGALGKLFSEVVENIDMRPVEGLSASGASWLETVRFAVLPQVLSNFVSYGLLRFEINVRGAAVLGFVGAGGIGQEFLAAIRNFYYADVSAILGLIILTVVGIDLATEQVRHRLTGLEEAR; this is translated from the coding sequence TTGCGCGGCCTGACACCCCTGCCGCCGGAGCGGGTCGCCGCCCTCTCCGGCCTGTACGCGGCGGCGAGCGGCTCCGCCCGCCGCCGCACCCTCGCGAGCTTCGCCGTCCTGGCGGTGCTGGCGCTCCTGGCCGGGCTCGTCGCCGAGGTCCGGCCGCTGGTCCTCGTCGCGAACATCGGCAAGTTCACCGCCTATATCGAGCAGATCTGGCCGCCGATCGGCCTCGATCACCCAGTGGCGGACATGCGCGCCTGGTACTGGGGCCTGCCGGGCTGGCTCGCCCTGCTCGGCGAGACGCTGCTGATGGCGTATCTCGGAACCCTGCTCGGGGCGGTTGCGGGCTTCGCCCTCAGCTTCGTCGCGGCCGCCAACCTGGTCCGGTCGGCCCCGGTGCGCTTCCTCGCCAAGCGCGTCTTGGAGGTGTGCCGCACGATTCCCGACGTGGTGTTCGCGCTGCTGTTCGTGATCGCCTTCGGCCTCGGCCCGATGGTCGGCGTGCTGGCCCTGGCGATCCACACCACGGGGGCGCTCGGCAAGCTGTTCTCCGAGGTGGTCGAGAATATCGACATGCGCCCGGTGGAGGGCCTGTCCGCCTCGGGCGCCAGCTGGCTCGAGACCGTGCGCTTCGCGGTGCTGCCGCAGGTGCTGTCGAACTTCGTCTCCTATGGGCTGCTGCGCTTCGAGATCAACGTGCGCGGGGCCGCGGTGCTGGGCTTCGTCGGCGCCGGCGGCATCGGGCAGGAGTTCCTGGCCGCGATCCGCAACTTCTACTACGCGGATGTCAGCGCGATCCTGGGGCTGATCATCCTGACCGTCGTCGGCATCGACCTCGCCACCGAGCAGGTCCGGCACCGGCTGACCGGCCTGGAGGAGGCCCGATGA
- the phnE gene encoding phosphonate ABC transporter, permease protein PhnE, whose protein sequence is MSGGGTETLRAAARADLARLRARYPAQFRTDRAARLRRLAVLAGLAGLAGFGAWQFEMSPARILYGLGRLGTFAVLMLPPSPEGHLGTFVHALGETLGIAFLGTLTAAILAFPVALLAARNVVPNPFAHFAVRRGLDVMRSVDVLIWALIWINVVGLGPFAGMLAIACSDFGAFGKLFSEAIETCDRKPGEGVVASGGSALHRIRFGLIPGVLPVLASQVLYFFESNTRSATIIGIVGAGGIGQYLTELIRMLELKQVAFLVLMILATVAAIDWVSTRLRRAIIGPAAR, encoded by the coding sequence ATGAGCGGCGGCGGAACCGAAACCCTGCGGGCGGCCGCCCGGGCCGATCTCGCGCGCCTGCGGGCCCGCTATCCCGCGCAGTTCCGGACCGATCGGGCCGCGCGGCTGCGCCGGCTGGCGGTTCTCGCGGGCCTGGCCGGACTGGCCGGCTTCGGCGCCTGGCAGTTCGAGATGTCGCCGGCCCGGATCCTCTACGGGCTCGGCCGGCTCGGCACCTTCGCGGTGCTGATGCTGCCGCCCTCGCCGGAGGGGCATCTCGGCACCTTCGTCCACGCGCTGGGCGAGACCCTGGGCATCGCCTTCCTGGGCACCCTGACGGCGGCGATCCTGGCCTTCCCGGTGGCGCTGCTGGCTGCCCGCAACGTCGTGCCTAATCCGTTCGCGCATTTCGCCGTGCGCCGGGGCCTCGACGTGATGCGCTCCGTGGACGTGCTGATCTGGGCGCTGATCTGGATCAACGTCGTCGGCCTCGGCCCCTTCGCGGGCATGCTCGCCATCGCGTGCTCGGATTTCGGGGCGTTCGGCAAGCTGTTCTCCGAGGCGATCGAAACCTGTGACCGGAAACCCGGTGAGGGGGTCGTCGCCTCGGGGGGCTCGGCCCTGCACCGCATCCGCTTCGGGCTGATCCCGGGGGTGCTGCCCGTGCTGGCGAGCCAGGTGCTGTACTTCTTCGAATCGAACACCCGCTCGGCGACGATCATCGGCATCGTCGGGGCGGGTGGCATCGGCCAGTACCTCACCGAGCTGATCCGCATGCTGGAGCTGAAGCAGGTCGCCTTCCTGGTTCTGATGATCCTCGCCACCGTGGCGGCGATCGACTGGGTCTCGACCCGCCTGCGCCGGGCGATCATCGGGCCGGCGGCGCGCTGA
- the phnF gene encoding phosphonate metabolism transcriptional regulator PhnF — MDAQERAPGLVRGEGLTAWRQIADALSADIAAGRYAPGQQMPTEAALAARFAVNRHTVRRALAALAEGGLVRASQGRGTFVEEAPLAYPIGPRTRFSEIVTGAGREAWGDLLAAATVPAGSRQAAALAIEPGAPILELLTTHRADAAPISTAQTWLPLPRFTDFAAAYAERGSITRAFAACGVHDYTRLSTRIRARPADAQEAERLDIAPGRVVMVVSSVNIDSAGVPIQANRTLFAADRVELVIGG; from the coding sequence ATGGATGCACAGGAGCGGGCGCCCGGCCTCGTCCGGGGAGAGGGGCTGACGGCGTGGCGGCAGATCGCCGACGCGCTGAGCGCCGACATCGCGGCCGGGCGTTACGCGCCGGGCCAGCAGATGCCGACCGAGGCGGCGCTGGCCGCGCGCTTCGCCGTCAACCGCCACACGGTGCGGCGGGCGCTGGCCGCCCTGGCGGAGGGCGGCCTCGTGCGCGCCAGCCAGGGGCGCGGCACCTTCGTGGAGGAGGCGCCGCTGGCCTATCCGATCGGCCCACGCACCCGCTTCTCGGAGATCGTCACCGGGGCGGGGCGCGAGGCCTGGGGCGACCTGCTCGCCGCCGCCACCGTTCCGGCCGGGTCCAGGCAGGCGGCGGCCCTGGCGATCGAGCCCGGCGCGCCGATCCTGGAACTGCTGACGACCCACCGGGCGGACGCCGCCCCGATCTCGACCGCGCAGACCTGGCTGCCCCTGCCGCGATTCACGGACTTCGCCGCGGCTTACGCGGAGCGCGGCTCGATCACCCGGGCCTTCGCGGCCTGCGGCGTCCACGACTACACCCGGCTCTCGACGCGGATCCGCGCCCGGCCGGCCGATGCCCAGGAGGCAGAGCGCCTCGATATCGCCCCCGGGCGGGTCGTCATGGTGGTGTCGAGCGTCAACATCGACTCCGCTGGCGTGCCGATCCAGGCGAACCGCACCCTGTTCGCCGCCGACCGGGTCGAGTTGGTGATCGGCGGCTAA
- the phnG gene encoding phosphonate C-P lyase system protein PhnG, with product MATSPHHSGPDDIAARQAVMALCAEASRDDLDAALRALEAPAPEDLRPPETGLVMATGRIGGDGRPFNLGEVSVTRAAIRLPDGATGFAYHLGRDRTKARLAATLDALWQDPARRAGVEAALRPAAQRAEAAGRQAARRSAATRVDFLTLVRGED from the coding sequence ATGGCGACGAGCCCGCACCACTCGGGACCAGACGATATCGCGGCCCGGCAGGCCGTCATGGCGCTCTGCGCCGAGGCCAGCCGGGACGACCTCGACGCCGCCTTGCGGGCGCTCGAAGCCCCGGCCCCCGAGGACCTGCGCCCCCCGGAGACCGGCCTCGTCATGGCGACGGGCCGGATCGGCGGCGACGGGCGGCCGTTCAACCTCGGTGAGGTGAGCGTGACCCGGGCGGCGATCCGGCTCCCGGATGGCGCCACGGGCTTCGCCTATCATCTCGGCCGCGACCGGACGAAGGCGCGCCTCGCGGCCACGCTGGACGCGCTCTGGCAGGATCCGGCCCGACGCGCCGGGGTCGAGGCCGCCCTGCGGCCCGCCGCGCAACGGGCCGAGGCCGCGGGCCGACAGGCGGCCCGACGCAGCGCCGCCACCCGGGTCGATTTCCTGACGCTGGTCCGCGGGGAGGATTGA